GGAGACCCTGAGGTTAATGTAAAATTAAAAGCAGCAGTTCAATTGGCAAAAGAGAACAATATGCCTAACGATAATATTGAAAAAGCTATTAAACGAGGCACTGGAGAAGCTGATGGAGTTTCTTATGAAGAAATAACTTATGAAGGTTATGGACCAGGAGGGGTTGCAGTCTTAATAGAGGCTTTAACTGACAATAAAAATAGAACAACTCCGGAGATAAGAAAGATATTTTCTAAAAATGCAGGCAACTTGGGTGAAAATGGTTGTGTTGCCTGGATGTTTGACAAAAGAGGATATTTTATCTTTGAGATTACCAAAGTTAATGAAGATACTATTGTAGACTTAGCTCTGGAGGCGGAAGCCGAAGACGTAAAAAATGATAATGAAAATATTGAAGTAATACTTCCACCTGAAAATTACAAAAAATTTTACGATTTAATTAAGGAAAAAAATATTAATTGTTTGAATAGTGAAATTACCTTAATTCCAAAAACTAATGTAGATTTAGAAGGAAAAAAAGCCTTACAAATGTTAAATTTAATGGAGCAATTGGAAGATCAGGACGATGTGCAGAAAGTATATGCTAATTTTAATATTGCTGATGAAATTATGGAAGAAATATCAGCCGACAAGGATAAATTGTGATTATTTTAGGCATCGACCCTGGACTTAGTAACACCGGATATGGTTTAATCAAATATGAGAAAAAGAAAATTGAATTAGTTAAATATGGATGTATTTTAACTGATAAGAAAGGTACCTTCAGCTTAAGACTAAAAAGAATATATTATAAGATAAAAGAACTAATAGAAGAATATAATCCTCATGAAGTTGTCATTGAAGAAATATTTTTTAATAAAAATGTTCGAAGTGCGCTTACAGTCAGTAAAGTTCACGGTATGGTAGCTATCACGGTTGCTTTAATGGATCTGGAACTTTATGAATACACTCCATTACAGATTAAACAAGCTACCGTGGGAAATGGGAGAGCAGAAAAATATCAAGTCCAATCGATGGTTAAAATCCTACTTAATTTATCTAAAATTCCTCAACCCGATCACGCCGCAGATGCTTTAGCGGTGGCAATTTGCCATGTACATACTAAATATTAAATTAGTATTGCATGCTGAGTATGGGGTAGGTTATCGTGATAAAAGGACAGAAATTTTATTTTGGAAATTTTAAATCTCATATCTAAAAGAGAATTCCGATCAAAATGGAAAATAAAACCATATTGACTATCGGACAGTTTTGGTTAACTAATGTAGCAGCTAATCATTATTGTGGGAGGTGCAAATTTGATATCTTTTTTGGAAGGCAAAGTTGATACAATAGGTGTAAATTATCTCATATTAAATACAAATGGTATAGGATATCAAATTAATATCCCTTCTTATAATAATCTTTCTTTAAAAACCGGTGACAAAACTAAAATTTATACTTATTTGTATTTAAGGGAAGACAAGATAATGTTTTTTGGATTTTTAACTAAAGAAGAAGAAAATTTCTTTGAATTGCTCATTAGTACACCGGGAGTTGGCCCAAAGGTAGGTTTAAATATCTTGTCAAAAATGACTCCTGATTATTTTAGCAAAGCAATTCTACAAGAAGATTTGGATTCAATTACAGCGATATCAGGTATAGGAAATAAGCTAGCTAAAAAAATTGTTTTGGAATTAAAGGAAAAAATAAGTAAAATCACTTTCTTTGAAACAGAAGAGGGAAAAGCTTTTAAATCCGAAAATATTAGCGATGCCATAGATGCCCTTAAAGTGTTAGGGTATACCTACAAAAAAGCAAAGTCTGCAGTAGAAAAAACCCAAGAGAAATTTAAAGGGGAATTGACAGTAGAAGAGTTAGTTCGAGAATCTCTGAAGATTATACGGTAAGTATTATTTTGATTTACTGACATTTTTCCGTAAATGCTGTTAACGGTTTTTTAAATGTTTTGCTTAATATTGAATGGAGAAATAGATGGAATTTAAAGAAAAGGCGATTGATTTAGGGTTAAGAAAAGAAGAACCGGATTTAGACATAAACTTAAGGCCTAAATTATTTAATGAATTTATCGGTCAAGATAATATTAGAAAAAATTTTAATATATATATAAGTGCAGCCAGAAAAAGAGGAGAAGCTATTGATCATATTCTTTTATATGGTCCCCCTGGTTTAGGCAAAACAACTTTAGCTTATATAATCTCTAATGAAATGGGAGTCAATATTAAGATGACTTCCGGCCCGGTTATTGAAAGAGCAGGAGACTTAGCAGCTATCATTACTAATTTGCAAGAAAATGATGTTTTATTTATTGATGAAATTCATCGACTAAACCGGGCAGTAGAAGAAATATTATATCCGGCTATGGAAGATTATGAATTGGATATTCTAATTGGTAAGGGTCCGAGTGCTCGCTCTATACGTATAAGTTTGCCGAAATTTACTCTTATCGGAGCTACAACTCGTACCGGGCTAATTACTTCGCCTTTAAGAAGTCGATTCGGAGTTATAACTCGAGTTGGCTATTATCAAGAAAATGAACTTGAACAGATAGTAATTAGGTCTTCTAATATATTAAAGGTGAAAATAACCGAAGAAGCAGCTAAGAAAATTTCTCTAAGGTCAAGAGGTACTCCCCGTATTGCCAATAGACTTTTAAGAAGACTTCGTGATTATGCTCAAATAAAAGGTGAAGGAATCATTAACGAAGAAATCGCTGATTATGGTTTGAAAATGATGGAAATTGATGATTTTGGCTTATGTAGTATTGATAAAAAATTGTTACTTACTATTGTAGAAAAATTTTCTGGCGGTCCAGTGGGTTTGCAAACTTTGGCAGCCTCTATCAGCGAAGATACGGATACTATTTGTGACGTTTATGAACCGTATCTTTTACAAAAAGGTTTTCTTCATCGAACTCCTAAGGGAAGAATAGCAACTGATTTGACTTATAAATATTTTGGCAAAAAAAGGGATATCCAGACTAAATTGTTATAGGGGATAGTAAAGTAGGCCGAACTAAGGATAATTGAGTATAAAAGGGGCAACTCAAGTACTACGATTATCAAAATACACCATGTATTACTAAAACAAAAAAATAAGAGCTAATATAGGAGATAGGTTGATTGATAAGAATAAATATAGAAAAATATGATAAGTATTTTTTGTTTTTAGGACTATGTATTGTTTTACTGATTGTATTTAGTAATGTTGTCCTGGCAGTAGAAAAACAACCCATACTTAGAGTGGGTATATTTTTAGATCAAATTGAAACTAATATTAGTGGAGATGACACTTTTAAGATTTACAATTTAAAATCAAATGCGCTTATAAGTGAAGAACACAATAAAGTAGTGAAATTTTTACCCCATAAGAAAGGCATAGAGATTTTAGGAAAAGGTGTTTATTCTGGTCCTATAGAAATAATTCCAACAGGTAACACTAAAATTATGGTTATCTTCAATGGACAAAAATATCGCTATAGAGGAAAGATAGAGATAGACATTAGTAAAGAAAATAGAAAACTGAATGTCATCAATATAATCGGTATTGAAGAATATCTCTACGGTGTTTTAAAAAAAGAAATTTCTCCTCATTGGCCTTCAGAAGCCTTAAAAGCGCAAGCAGTTGCAGCCAGAACTTTCGCTATTTTTAATATGAATAAATATATTGCCCAAGGATATAATATCTGTGCTTCTACTAACAGTCAAGCTTATGGAGGAGTGAATCACGAAGATCCTTTAACTAATACAGCAGTTGATGATACTCGAGGAATAATTATGGTGTACAAGGGTGAATCAATTAACGCAGTTTATCATTCCGATAGTGGAGGATATACTGAAAATAGTGAGAATGTTTGGGGGAGTTATTTACCCTACCTAAGAAGTGTAAAATCAAAATTCGAAGAAAAAGTTTCTCCTCCACATCATACCTGGTCTTATTCCATAAGCGAAAAGGATTTAGTAGAAAAGTTACAAAAAAAAGGTTATAAAATAAATTCGATTATGTCAATCGAAGAAGACAAAAAAAGCGAAACCGGTAGAATCAATGGATTACTTTTTAATGTGGATAACAATAAAGTTATTACTATGAAAACTAATGATTTTAGAAGCTTAATAGGAGCGGATTTAATCAGGAGTACATTTTTTGATATCGAAGCAATCGGGACAGAATTAAATATTAAGGAAGAAATAGAAGAAAAAAAGGAAACTGAAAAAAAAGAGGAACAAAAAGAAT
The sequence above is a segment of the Candidatus Atribacteria bacterium genome. Coding sequences within it:
- the ruvB gene encoding Holliday junction branch migration DNA helicase RuvB; this translates as MEFKEKAIDLGLRKEEPDLDINLRPKLFNEFIGQDNIRKNFNIYISAARKRGEAIDHILLYGPPGLGKTTLAYIISNEMGVNIKMTSGPVIERAGDLAAIITNLQENDVLFIDEIHRLNRAVEEILYPAMEDYELDILIGKGPSARSIRISLPKFTLIGATTRTGLITSPLRSRFGVITRVGYYQENELEQIVIRSSNILKVKITEEAAKKISLRSRGTPRIANRLLRRLRDYAQIKGEGIINEEIADYGLKMMEIDDFGLCSIDKKLLLTIVEKFSGGPVGLQTLAASISEDTDTICDVYEPYLLQKGFLHRTPKGRIATDLTYKYFGKKRDIQTKLL
- the ruvC gene encoding crossover junction endodeoxyribonuclease RuvC, which translates into the protein MIILGIDPGLSNTGYGLIKYEKKKIELVKYGCILTDKKGTFSLRLKRIYYKIKELIEEYNPHEVVIEEIFFNKNVRSALTVSKVHGMVAITVALMDLELYEYTPLQIKQATVGNGRAEKYQVQSMVKILLNLSKIPQPDHAADALAVAICHVHTKY
- a CDS encoding YebC/PmpR family DNA-binding transcriptional regulator; the protein is MSGHSKWSTIKRKKGKADAQRGKIFTKIIRVITVAARSGGGDPEVNVKLKAAVQLAKENNMPNDNIEKAIKRGTGEADGVSYEEITYEGYGPGGVAVLIEALTDNKNRTTPEIRKIFSKNAGNLGENGCVAWMFDKRGYFIFEITKVNEDTIVDLALEAEAEDVKNDNENIEVILPPENYKKFYDLIKEKNINCLNSEITLIPKTNVDLEGKKALQMLNLMEQLEDQDDVQKVYANFNIADEIMEEISADKDKL
- the ruvA gene encoding Holliday junction branch migration protein RuvA produces the protein MIIVGGANLISFLEGKVDTIGVNYLILNTNGIGYQINIPSYNNLSLKTGDKTKIYTYLYLREDKIMFFGFLTKEEENFFELLISTPGVGPKVGLNILSKMTPDYFSKAILQEDLDSITAISGIGNKLAKKIVLELKEKISKITFFETEEGKAFKSENISDAIDALKVLGYTYKKAKSAVEKTQEKFKGELTVEELVRESLKIIR
- a CDS encoding SpoIID/LytB domain-containing protein: MIRINIEKYDKYFLFLGLCIVLLIVFSNVVLAVEKQPILRVGIFLDQIETNISGDDTFKIYNLKSNALISEEHNKVVKFLPHKKGIEILGKGVYSGPIEIIPTGNTKIMVIFNGQKYRYRGKIEIDISKENRKLNVINIIGIEEYLYGVLKKEISPHWPSEALKAQAVAARTFAIFNMNKYIAQGYNICASTNSQAYGGVNHEDPLTNTAVDDTRGIIMVYKGESINAVYHSDSGGYTENSENVWGSYLPYLRSVKSKFEEKVSPPHHTWSYSISEKDLVEKLQKKGYKINSIMSIEEDKKSETGRINGLLFNVDNNKVITMKTNDFRSLIGADLIRSTFFDIEAIGTELNIKEEIEEKKETEKKEEQKESVMEILEQKKDWTIKELLELMKKNKEERIEETEEKMPRVEIIKSNEPLTFIFSGSGNGHGVGMSQWGAYGMTLQGSRYQDILKYYYQGIEIIKKY